In Arvicanthis niloticus isolate mArvNil1 chromosome 27, mArvNil1.pat.X, whole genome shotgun sequence, a genomic segment contains:
- the LOC143439625 gene encoding olfactory receptor 7G2-like, with protein sequence MEQRNQTAFPGFLLLGLTKDPKLQPVLVGLFFSIYLVTILGNMLIILISIFDPRLHTPMYLFLSNLSLNDICLSTSTIPKMLLNIQENSQSITYKGCLTQMSFVLIFGGMENCLLAVMAYDRYIAICHPLRYTVIMEPYFCVLLILLSLLVSVVDSLMHSLMVLRLSFCTHLEIPNFFCELPKLLKLACSDTLIDNILLYISSCIFAGIPLSGIIFSYIHIMSSILRMSSSEGKHKAFTTCGSHLLVVSLFYGTAFGVYITSICMDSNRKTAVASVMYSVVPEMLNPFIYSLRNRDMKDAMRKFLNRMTSFLDISPFFGIKF encoded by the coding sequence ATGGAACAGAGAAACCAAACTGCTTTTCCAGGATTCCTTCTTCTGGGACTGACAAAAGACCCAAAACTGCAGCCTGTTTTGGTCGGCTTGTTCTTCTCTATATATTTGGTTACTATTCTGGGAAATATGCTTATAATCTTGATTTCTATCTTTGATCCCCGTCTTCATACCCCTATGTACTTATTTCTCTCCAATTTATCCTTAAATGACATCTGTTTAAGCACAAGCACGATTCCAAAGATGCTATTGAACATACAAGAAAATAGTCAAAGCATCACATACAAAGGCTGCCTCACTCAAATGAGCTTTGTCTTAATTTTTGGTGGCATGGAAAACTGTCTCCTTGCAGTAATGGCTTATGACCGCTATATTGCTATTTGTCACCCCCTGAGGTACACAGTCATCATGGAACCCTATTTCTGTGTCCTGCTGATTCTATTGTCCCTGCTTGTTAGTGTTGTGGATTCCTTAATGCACAGCCTGATGGTGCTCAGACTGTCATTCTGCACACACTTGGAAATACCAAACTTCTTCTGTGAACTTCCAAAGTTGCTCAAGTTGGCCTGTTCTGATACCCTCATTGATAACATCCTGCTTTACATTTCATCATGCATATTTGCTGgaattcctctctctggaataattttttcttatattcataTCATGTCCTCTATTTTGAGAATGTCATCATCAGAAGGAAAGCACAAAGCCTTTACCACCTGTGGGTCTCACTTGTTAGTTGTGTCCTTGTTCTATGGGACAGCATTTGGGGTATACATTACATCTATTTGTATGGATTCAAACAGGAAGACTGCAGTGGCTTCAGTGATGTATTCTGTTGTACCTGAGATGCTGAACCCCTTTATTTACAGTTTGAGGAACAGGGACATGAAGGATGCCATGAGGAAATTCCTCAATAGAATGACTTCTTTTCTAGATATTTCACCTTTTTTTGGAATCAAATTCTAG